Proteins encoded within one genomic window of Deltaproteobacteria bacterium:
- a CDS encoding phosphoadenylyl-sulfate reductase, with amino-acid sequence MALDPKTLPATAAEYAGRDPRDVLALAIREYGRDLAISFSGAEDVVLVDMAAKIGGPFRVFSLDTGRLHPETYQFLEKVREHYRIAVEVFFPQPEAVEKLVREKGLFSFYKDGHKECCGIRKVEPLVRALRPVKAWVTGQRRDQSPGTRAEVPVVQADPTFGSPERPLVKFNPLANWTSKQVWAYIREHEVPYNPLHERGFFSIGCEPCTRPINPGQHEREGRWWWEEETLKECGLHAGNVRPAP; translated from the coding sequence ATGGCGCTCGATCCCAAGACCCTCCCGGCCACAGCCGCTGAGTACGCGGGACGCGATCCGCGGGACGTCCTCGCGCTCGCGATCCGCGAGTATGGGCGGGATCTCGCCATCTCGTTCAGCGGCGCCGAGGACGTCGTCCTCGTCGACATGGCGGCCAAGATCGGCGGCCCGTTCCGCGTCTTCTCGCTCGATACCGGACGGCTCCACCCCGAGACCTACCAGTTCCTGGAGAAGGTCCGCGAGCACTACCGGATCGCCGTCGAGGTCTTCTTCCCGCAGCCCGAGGCGGTGGAGAAGCTCGTGCGCGAGAAGGGACTCTTCTCCTTCTACAAGGACGGCCACAAGGAGTGCTGCGGCATCCGGAAGGTGGAGCCCCTGGTGCGTGCGCTCCGCCCCGTGAAGGCGTGGGTGACGGGCCAGCGCAGGGACCAGAGCCCGGGCACGCGCGCCGAGGTTCCCGTCGTCCAGGCCGATCCGACCTTCGGCTCGCCCGAGCGGCCGCTCGTCAAGTTCAACCCGCTCGCGAACTGGACGTCGAAGCAGGTGTGGGCCTACATCCGCGAGCACGAGGTCCCTTACAACCCGCTCCACGAGCGCGGCTTCTTCTCGATCGGTTGCGAGCCGTGCACGCGGCCGATCAACCCCGGCCAGCACGAGCGCGAGGGGCGCTGGTGGTGGGAGGAGGAGACGCTCAAGGAGTGCGGCCTGCACGCCGGCAACGTGCGGCCGGCACCGTAG
- a CDS encoding SCP2 sterol-binding domain-containing protein, translated as MTPEEIFKEMPANLNADAARGMNSTIQFNLAGDNGGQWYVAIKDGKAEVTKGTASSPNMTLSMSASDYVDMILGKLNGQMAFMSGKLKISGDMGLAMKMQSLFKRPV; from the coding sequence ATGACGCCTGAAGAGATCTTCAAGGAGATGCCCGCCAACCTGAACGCCGACGCGGCCAGGGGCATGAACTCGACGATCCAGTTCAACCTCGCCGGTGACAACGGCGGCCAGTGGTACGTCGCCATCAAGGACGGCAAGGCCGAGGTCACCAAGGGCACCGCGTCGTCGCCCAACATGACGCTCTCGATGTCGGCGTCGGACTACGTCGACATGATCCTCGGGAAGCTGAACGGCCAGATGGCCTTCATGAGCGGCAAGCTCAAGATCTCCGGCGACATGGGGCTCGCGATGAAGATGCAGAGCCTCTTCAAGCGGCCCGTCTGA
- a CDS encoding GNAT family N-acetyltransferase, with protein MPGPGERVRRVAAELRQGEHFAEKDFYLEEFRGRSVLVAVAPGVTDLGRLASALADLVRNDTRVLLCWSDLTPAAQRRLRAALGGVKGLGRRRAPVVCVDGTGLPPPDTEALRAELWGILRRERLCALAVRGGAGPPFPGLAPALATALRIPKLVLVDPEGGLLAGQPRRLSFVDADVLDTLLRQGQAEWSGLGDRRALLVAVREALHAGVDSVNLCTPEGIADELFTYEGSGTLFTRGDYCRVAPLGLDDFAQAERLLERGQREGLLKLRSPDEIAEVLAVGFGATICDRHLAGIAGLLTAPYAAERAGEIVGLYTITRFKGEGIGERLVARLLGEAAGRGLAYVFACAVDERAVQFFLRLGFSQVGAGQVPAAKWAGYDARRRARVVVCKRELDPGRG; from the coding sequence ATGCCCGGCCCGGGCGAGCGCGTGCGACGAGTGGCGGCAGAGCTGCGTCAGGGCGAGCACTTCGCCGAGAAGGACTTCTACCTCGAGGAGTTCCGTGGCCGGAGCGTGCTCGTGGCGGTCGCCCCCGGGGTCACCGACCTGGGACGGCTCGCGAGCGCGCTCGCCGACCTCGTGCGCAACGACACCCGCGTCCTCCTCTGTTGGTCCGACTTGACGCCCGCGGCCCAGCGCCGCCTCCGCGCCGCGCTCGGGGGTGTGAAGGGGCTCGGCCGCCGGCGCGCGCCCGTGGTGTGCGTGGATGGCACGGGGCTCCCGCCACCGGACACGGAGGCGCTCCGCGCCGAGCTGTGGGGCATCCTGCGCCGCGAGCGCCTGTGCGCGCTCGCCGTGCGCGGAGGGGCGGGGCCCCCCTTCCCCGGGCTCGCGCCGGCGCTCGCCACCGCGCTCCGCATCCCGAAGCTCGTACTCGTCGATCCCGAGGGCGGCCTCCTCGCCGGTCAGCCGCGGCGGCTCTCGTTCGTCGACGCCGACGTGCTCGACACGCTGCTCCGCCAGGGCCAGGCGGAGTGGTCAGGGCTCGGCGACCGCCGGGCGCTGCTGGTCGCGGTGCGTGAGGCGCTCCACGCCGGCGTCGACTCCGTGAACCTCTGTACCCCCGAGGGCATCGCGGACGAGCTCTTCACCTACGAGGGCTCGGGCACCCTCTTCACACGCGGCGACTACTGCCGCGTCGCGCCGCTCGGCCTGGACGACTTCGCGCAGGCGGAGCGCCTACTCGAGCGCGGCCAGCGCGAGGGGTTGCTCAAGCTGCGCTCGCCGGACGAGATCGCGGAGGTGCTCGCCGTCGGCTTCGGCGCCACCATCTGCGACCGCCACCTGGCGGGGATCGCCGGGCTCCTGACCGCGCCCTACGCCGCGGAACGGGCAGGGGAGATCGTCGGCCTCTACACCATCACGCGCTTCAAGGGGGAGGGGATCGGTGAGCGCCTGGTCGCCCGGCTCCTCGGCGAGGCGGCGGGGCGCGGACTCGCCTACGTCTTCGCCTGCGCGGTCGACGAGCGGGCGGTGCAGTTCTTCCTGCGCCTCGGCTTCTCGCAGGTCGGGGCGGGGCAGGTGCCGGCCGCGAAGTGGGCCGGCTACGATGCCCGCCGGCGCGCGCGCGTCGTCGTCTGCAAGCGAGAGCTCGACCCGGGGCGCGGTTGA